One genomic segment of Arthrobacter sp. Marseille-P9274 includes these proteins:
- the rplU gene encoding 50S ribosomal protein L21, protein MVYAIVRAGGRQEKVSVGDLVTLDRVPGGAGSTFELPALLLVDGDKVTSAADELAKVKVTAEIVENLRGPKIVIQKFKNKTGYKKRQGYRSELTKVKVTSIA, encoded by the coding sequence GTGGTGTACGCGATTGTCCGCGCAGGCGGCCGCCAAGAAAAGGTTTCCGTAGGAGACCTCGTGACCCTTGACCGCGTCCCCGGTGGAGCCGGCAGCACCTTCGAGCTGCCTGCACTGCTCCTGGTCGATGGCGACAAGGTCACCTCCGCAGCTGACGAACTGGCCAAGGTCAAGGTCACTGCCGAGATCGTTGAGAATCTTCGCGGCCCGAAGATTGTCATCCAGAAGTTCAAGAACAAGACCGGCTACAAGAAGCGCCAGGGCTACCGTTCCGAACTGACCAAGGTCAAGGTCACCTCCATCGCTTAA
- the thiD gene encoding bifunctional hydroxymethylpyrimidine kinase/phosphomethylpyrimidine kinase — protein METRSIPRVLSIAGTDPTGGAGIQADLKSIAANGGYGMAAVTALVAQNTRGVRSVHTPPPSFLAEQLASVSDDVEIDAVKIGMLGSADIIEAVGEWLAETAPAVVVIDPVMVATSGDRLLEPAAEESLRLLLRHAHLVTPNLPELGVLLNEPVAEDWDAALAQGRTLSRRYGTIVLVKGGHLPGGDCPDALVDVNGRLADDVVEFRSARVATANTHGTGCSLSSAMATVQARTGDWTESLKQVKEWLFGALVRADELEVGRGNGPIHHFHHHTPLPPTAFSAECWEDITGLRKGIFALDFIRQLGDGSLPEADFGYYLAQDALYLSGYSRALALASSLAPTAGEQLFWAKGARDCIEVEAQLHREWLSNREVSGRLGPVTKQYVDHLLATAASGGYAELVAAVIPCYWLYAHVGEVLHGAYRASGAAGHPYGGWLETYADQGFAEATRQAVGIMDDVAARSTEDVRRRMLEAFRESSRYELRFFDAPRLYAGGSSAWAGAGSAGHATPDQPVFAGWSGYSVT, from the coding sequence GTGGAAACCCGCAGCATCCCCAGGGTATTGAGCATCGCCGGAACCGACCCGACCGGCGGCGCCGGCATCCAGGCAGACCTGAAGAGCATCGCGGCCAACGGCGGGTACGGCATGGCCGCCGTCACGGCGCTGGTCGCCCAGAACACGCGGGGTGTGCGGAGCGTGCACACGCCGCCGCCCTCGTTCCTGGCGGAACAGCTGGCATCGGTCAGCGACGACGTCGAGATCGACGCCGTGAAGATCGGCATGCTCGGCTCGGCGGACATTATTGAGGCGGTCGGTGAGTGGCTCGCGGAAACCGCGCCCGCCGTCGTCGTTATTGATCCGGTGATGGTGGCGACCAGCGGCGACCGGCTGCTGGAACCGGCGGCGGAGGAATCCCTGCGTCTGCTGCTGCGGCACGCCCACCTGGTCACTCCCAACCTTCCGGAACTCGGGGTACTGCTCAACGAGCCGGTGGCGGAAGACTGGGATGCGGCGCTGGCGCAGGGCCGTACGCTCTCGCGCCGCTACGGGACCATCGTGCTGGTGAAGGGCGGACATCTGCCCGGCGGCGACTGCCCCGACGCACTGGTGGACGTGAACGGCCGGCTCGCTGACGACGTCGTCGAATTCCGTTCGGCGCGCGTGGCCACGGCCAACACGCATGGCACCGGCTGCTCCCTCTCCTCGGCGATGGCGACGGTTCAGGCCCGGACGGGGGACTGGACCGAGTCGCTGAAGCAGGTGAAGGAGTGGCTCTTCGGCGCGCTGGTCCGCGCCGACGAGTTGGAAGTCGGCCGCGGCAACGGGCCGATCCACCACTTCCACCACCACACCCCGCTGCCACCAACCGCCTTCAGCGCCGAGTGCTGGGAAGACATCACTGGCCTGCGCAAGGGAATTTTCGCCCTCGACTTCATCCGCCAGCTGGGTGACGGGTCGCTGCCGGAGGCGGACTTCGGCTACTACCTCGCGCAGGACGCGCTCTATCTGTCCGGCTATTCGCGCGCGCTGGCGCTGGCCAGCAGCTTGGCGCCGACGGCGGGGGAGCAGCTGTTCTGGGCGAAGGGCGCCCGCGACTGCATCGAGGTGGAGGCGCAGTTGCACCGGGAGTGGCTTAGCAACCGGGAGGTTTCCGGCAGGCTCGGGCCGGTGACCAAGCAGTACGTCGACCATCTGCTGGCGACGGCCGCCTCCGGTGGCTACGCCGAGCTCGTTGCGGCCGTCATTCCGTGCTACTGGCTGTATGCGCATGTTGGTGAGGTGCTCCACGGCGCATACCGCGCGTCGGGAGCGGCCGGGCACCCGTACGGGGGCTGGCTGGAAACCTACGCAGACCAGGGGTTCGCGGAGGCGACGCGGCAGGCGGTCGGTATCATGGACGATGTTGCCGCCCGTTCGACCGAGGACGTGCGGCGGCGGATGCTTGAGGCATTCCGTGAGTCCTCGCGCTACGAGCTCCGGTTCTTCGACGCACCGCGGCTGTACGCCGGAGGTTCGTCGGCCTGGGCAGGGGCCGGATCGGCGGGACACGCCACGCCCGACCAGCCGGTATTTGCGGGTTGGAGCGGATATAGCGTAACCTAG
- the rpmA gene encoding 50S ribosomal protein L27, with product MAHKKGASSTRNGRDSNAQRLGVKRFGGQVVSAGEIIVRQRGTHFHPGANVGRGGDDTLFALEAGAVEFGTRRGRRVVNIVAAAAAE from the coding sequence ATGGCACATAAGAAAGGTGCGAGCTCCACTCGCAACGGTCGCGATTCCAACGCTCAGCGTCTGGGCGTGAAGCGCTTCGGTGGCCAGGTGGTCTCCGCTGGTGAGATCATCGTCCGCCAGCGCGGCACCCACTTCCACCCGGGCGCCAACGTTGGACGCGGCGGCGACGACACTCTGTTCGCCCTCGAGGCCGGAGCCGTTGAATTCGGCACCCGCCGCGGACGTCGTGTGGTCAACATCGTTGCTGCTGCAGCCGCCGAGTAG
- a CDS encoding ribonuclease E/G translates to MDIEQQNPEAQGDAAVETGTGPSTPPAKRAVRTRRKAAVELDLAASSDELPLETPVPARTRVRRTRKTAEVSSAAKDSVDIPPMPAEPPAVGAPEGPADAAPAQDSDAQPAGTEAPAKPKTTRRRKAAPKAEAPAEQPAGTSVGQAAADAATSEAPAEVAAAPAAPAPEAAGTPEQPAAVETAGTEAETAGTEADSVESAPAPARARRTRTSSRTKPAAKPDEASADSAAAAPAAGSAVEAAPAAAPAGEAAPAAGTRAEATETPKDQPAADQPAGETPAGEEAPLDPFAVPESPVSLLFHAPDLTTVRPARPAEEPEPAEAAEEEEEGGRRRSRRNRRSKSKNRTDVVEEATAEETPAATEEEAAPEAADGVTARRRRRRRRGDQDLELTGGHDDDPPNTITRVRAPRPVSETAPSNRVSSVKGSTRLEAKKQRRRESRESGRRRQVITEAEFLARRESVDRQMVVRQRDDRIQIAVLEDGVLAEHFVSKTQQDSLIGNVYLGKVQNVLPSMEAAFVDIGRGRNAVLYAGEVNWDAAQLDGQPRRIENALKSGDSVLVQVTKDPVGHKGARLTSQVSLPGRFLVYVPGGSMTGISRKLPDVERNRLKKILKEHVPEGAGVIVRTAAEGASEEELMNDINRLRAQWEGIDSRAKSNKTLPPEMLYAEPDLTIKVVRDVFNEDFSKLIVSGEEAWDTIEAYVTYVAPDLVDRLEKWSADEDIFSANRIDELIHKALERKVFLPSGGSLVIDRTEAMTVVDVNTGKFTGSGGNLEETVTKNNLEAAEEVVRQLRLRDIGGIIVIDFIDMVLEANRDLVLRRLVECLGRDRTKHQVAEVTSLGLVQMTRKRMGTGLLEVFGENCEHCGGRGVVTHDEPIEHRRAAVAAEHHQHHVRAEKPPRPERPSRSEKRRNRGQGSQGAGQPAEAVHEAPQPDDAERQAKAQATRAALANIAAAAQAAHEAEDHAHELAEAGTAPSGPVLKINGEEVALPRAEHSPAAASEKPALTLENLTEAFDRVSPEVKAEKAAAAEARPSAAPEPSADAAAPAAEPLQSAPVQAEPATAPTAPTGRRRRHRAAVRPQGAANAEPVQQRPDEPAVAAGVAGAARRVSVSAPEAKPAQPEKKAAEPVILGVGVPASEL, encoded by the coding sequence ATGGATATTGAACAGCAGAACCCGGAAGCACAAGGCGACGCAGCCGTAGAGACGGGGACAGGGCCTTCCACGCCCCCGGCGAAGCGGGCCGTGCGGACCCGCCGGAAGGCCGCCGTCGAACTGGACTTGGCGGCGTCGTCGGACGAACTGCCCCTGGAGACGCCGGTGCCGGCCCGGACCCGCGTGCGCCGCACCCGAAAAACCGCGGAGGTGTCTTCCGCCGCCAAGGACTCCGTCGACATCCCGCCGATGCCGGCCGAGCCGCCGGCCGTCGGCGCCCCGGAAGGGCCCGCCGATGCGGCACCGGCGCAGGACAGCGACGCCCAGCCCGCCGGGACGGAGGCTCCGGCCAAGCCCAAGACGACCCGCCGCAGGAAGGCTGCGCCCAAGGCCGAGGCTCCGGCCGAGCAGCCCGCCGGGACCTCGGTCGGCCAGGCAGCAGCCGACGCCGCCACCAGCGAGGCCCCCGCCGAGGTGGCCGCCGCCCCGGCGGCACCCGCGCCGGAGGCAGCCGGCACCCCGGAGCAGCCCGCGGCAGTTGAGACGGCTGGCACCGAAGCCGAAACCGCCGGCACCGAAGCGGACTCCGTGGAGTCGGCCCCGGCGCCGGCACGGGCCCGCCGGACCCGCACTTCGTCGCGGACGAAGCCGGCCGCGAAACCTGACGAAGCCTCCGCTGATTCCGCCGCGGCCGCGCCTGCGGCTGGCTCAGCCGTCGAGGCCGCCCCGGCAGCGGCTCCCGCTGGTGAAGCCGCCCCCGCAGCGGGGACCCGTGCCGAAGCGACGGAAACCCCCAAGGACCAGCCCGCCGCCGACCAGCCCGCCGGTGAAACCCCGGCCGGGGAGGAAGCGCCGCTGGATCCGTTCGCTGTGCCCGAGTCGCCGGTGTCGCTGCTGTTCCATGCGCCGGACCTGACCACGGTCCGCCCCGCCCGGCCCGCGGAGGAGCCCGAGCCGGCCGAAGCGGCCGAGGAGGAGGAGGAGGGCGGCCGGCGCCGAAGCCGACGGAACCGGCGCTCGAAGAGCAAGAACCGTACCGACGTCGTCGAAGAGGCCACCGCGGAAGAAACCCCTGCCGCCACGGAAGAGGAAGCCGCCCCCGAAGCGGCTGACGGGGTGACGGCACGCCGCCGTCGCCGTCGCCGCCGCGGCGACCAGGACCTGGAGCTGACGGGCGGCCACGACGATGATCCGCCCAACACGATCACGCGGGTCCGCGCACCCCGGCCGGTCAGCGAAACCGCGCCGAGCAACCGCGTCTCTTCCGTCAAGGGCTCGACCCGGCTCGAGGCCAAGAAGCAGCGGCGCCGGGAGTCCCGGGAGTCGGGCCGCCGCCGCCAGGTCATCACCGAGGCCGAGTTCCTCGCACGCCGGGAGTCCGTGGACCGGCAGATGGTCGTACGCCAGCGCGATGACCGCATCCAGATTGCCGTCCTCGAGGACGGCGTGCTGGCCGAGCACTTCGTCTCGAAGACCCAGCAGGACTCGCTGATCGGCAACGTTTACCTGGGCAAGGTCCAGAACGTCCTGCCGAGCATGGAGGCGGCGTTCGTTGACATCGGACGCGGCCGCAACGCCGTGCTTTACGCCGGCGAGGTCAACTGGGACGCAGCGCAGTTGGACGGCCAGCCCCGCCGTATCGAGAACGCCCTCAAGTCCGGCGACTCAGTGCTGGTGCAGGTCACCAAGGACCCCGTCGGCCACAAGGGAGCCCGGCTGACCAGCCAGGTCTCCCTGCCCGGCAGGTTCCTGGTCTACGTGCCCGGCGGGTCGATGACAGGCATCTCGCGCAAGCTGCCGGATGTCGAGCGCAACCGGCTCAAGAAGATCCTCAAGGAGCACGTGCCCGAGGGCGCCGGCGTCATCGTGCGCACGGCTGCAGAAGGCGCCAGCGAGGAAGAGTTGATGAATGACATCAATCGGCTGCGCGCCCAGTGGGAAGGCATCGACAGCAGGGCCAAGTCGAACAAGACGCTGCCGCCCGAGATGCTCTACGCCGAGCCTGACCTGACCATCAAGGTCGTACGCGACGTGTTCAACGAGGACTTCTCCAAGCTCATCGTCTCCGGCGAGGAAGCCTGGGACACCATCGAGGCCTACGTGACCTACGTGGCCCCGGATCTGGTGGACCGCCTGGAGAAGTGGAGCGCGGACGAGGACATCTTCTCGGCCAACCGGATCGACGAACTGATCCACAAGGCGCTCGAGCGCAAGGTCTTCCTGCCCTCCGGCGGCTCCCTCGTGATCGACCGGACCGAGGCCATGACCGTGGTGGACGTCAACACCGGCAAGTTCACCGGATCGGGCGGCAACCTCGAAGAGACCGTTACCAAGAACAACCTCGAGGCGGCGGAGGAAGTCGTCCGGCAGCTGCGCCTGCGCGATATCGGCGGCATCATCGTCATCGACTTCATCGACATGGTGCTCGAGGCCAACCGCGACCTGGTCCTGCGGCGGCTCGTTGAATGCCTCGGCCGTGACCGGACCAAGCATCAGGTGGCCGAGGTGACGTCCCTGGGCCTGGTCCAGATGACGCGCAAGCGCATGGGCACCGGCCTGCTGGAGGTGTTCGGCGAAAACTGCGAGCACTGCGGCGGCAGGGGCGTTGTGACCCACGACGAACCGATCGAGCACCGCCGGGCGGCAGTCGCCGCGGAGCACCATCAGCACCACGTCCGCGCGGAGAAGCCCCCGCGTCCGGAGCGGCCGTCGCGCAGCGAGAAGCGCCGGAACCGCGGCCAAGGCAGCCAGGGCGCGGGCCAGCCGGCGGAGGCTGTCCACGAGGCGCCGCAGCCGGACGACGCGGAGCGCCAGGCCAAGGCCCAGGCCACCCGGGCCGCGCTGGCGAACATTGCCGCCGCAGCCCAGGCCGCGCATGAGGCCGAGGACCACGCCCATGAGCTGGCCGAGGCGGGCACCGCCCCGTCCGGGCCGGTCCTGAAGATCAACGGCGAGGAAGTGGCGCTGCCGCGGGCCGAGCACAGCCCGGCCGCCGCCAGCGAAAAGCCGGCCCTGACGCTCGAGAACCTGACCGAGGCCTTCGACCGGGTCAGCCCCGAGGTCAAGGCGGAGAAGGCCGCCGCGGCCGAGGCCCGGCCGAGCGCGGCGCCGGAGCCGTCCGCAGACGCCGCCGCACCCGCCGCTGAACCCCTGCAGTCTGCACCTGTGCAGGCGGAACCGGCGACGGCACCGACCGCACCGACGGGTCGGCGCCGGCGCCACCGGGCCGCCGTACGGCCGCAGGGAGCGGCTAACGCCGAACCCGTCCAGCAGCGCCCCGATGAGCCCGCGGTTGCCGCCGGTGTTGCCGGCGCAGCCCGCAGGGTGTCTGTCTCCGCGCCGGAGGCCAAGCCGGCCCAGCCGGAGAAGAAGGCCGCCGAACCGGTGATCCTGGGCGTCGGAGTTCCCGCTTCCGAACTCTGA